The genomic segment GGGGCAGGCCGGACCGTTGCCCCCTGGTTCCGGTCCTGACCCGGTTCTGACCCGTTTTCTCTGACCCGGTTCTCCCCCCAGGCCGACTACGTGCTGCTGGCCGGTCTGGACGACTCCAACGAGCTGGTGGACGGGGGGAGGAAGGGGGCGATAGACGACCTGGAGGAGGGCGAGCTGGAGGCCTTCATCAGCAGGCTGGGCGTCCGGGCGTTCTCTGGTCTGCAGGTCATCAGCGACGATCCTGGGGGGGACGCCGCCCCCACCGAGAGGAAACGGCCTCCAGCGGCGGAAGACCCAGCGTCGTCACCCCAGGTGACGACGTCACCCCAGGTGACGACGTCACCCCAGGTGACGACGTCACCGcagggagagaagaagaagaaagagaagaagaagaaaccggGGGAGGAGCCCCAGCGGGCGTCGGCTGGGGCTCCTCCCCCGGCGTCGGGCGTCTTTGACTTCCAGCAGAGGGGGGTCCTGCTGATCCGCCCGGGGGGGAAGTGGTTCCACCTGGACTACGCCAACGAAAGCTCCGCCTCCCCGCAGGACCCCACCCTGGTGGCGCGCTACCTGAGCCTGGCGCGCCGCCTGCTGGAGGCGGAGGTGGAGCTCTAccgcaggaggcggagcctccagGGGGGGGCCAACGCCGGCTGGATGAAGACGGTGGTGTCGGCGGGCGTGCTGGCGGACCGCATGGCGGCCATGACGCTACTGGTGCAGGACGCCCCGGTGCACACGCTGGAGCACGTGGATGCCCTGGTGACCCTGATGGGGCGGCCGGGGGGCCGGCGGGCGGGGCTGATGGCGCTGGACACGCTCagggagctgctgctgtccgACCTGCTGCCCGAGGACCGCAAGCTCCGCCCCTTCGCCCAGCACCCCTTCGACCAGCTGGAGCAGCGGGCGAGCGGGAACCGCGACGCCCGGGACCGGCGGCTGCTGCTCTGGTGCTTCGAGGCCCAGCTGAAGCAGCGGGTGGCCCGCTTCGTGGGGGCGCTGGACGCCCTGGGCCGCGACACGGTGGGGGCCGCCAAGGCCCGGGCACTGAGCACCGCCCACCAGCTGCTGGCAGCACGCCCCGAGCAGGAGAGGGCGCTGCTGGGCCAGGTGGTCAACAAGCTGGGCGACCCCGACTACCAGACGGCAGCACGGGCGGCGCACCTGCTGGGggggctgctgcagcagcacccCAACATGCGGGCGGTGGTGTGCGGCGAGGTGGAGCGCCTCCTGTTCCGCCCCAACGTAGGCGCCCGGGCGCAGTACTACGCCATCTGCTTCCTCAGCCAGGTGCGGCTCGCCCCGGGCGACGCCCCCCTGGCCTCCCGGCTCATCGCCATCTACTTCTCCTTCTTCAGCGCCTGCATCAGGAAGAAGGACCTGCAGTCCAAGATGCTGGGCGCCCTGCTGGCGGGCGTCAACCGGGCGTACCCCTATGCCGGGCCAGGCGACCAGAAGGTGCAGGAGCAGCTGGACACCCTGTTCCAGGTGGCGCACCTGGGGCGCTTCAGCACGGCGGTGCAGGCGCTCACGCTGCTGTTCCAGGTGATGGACGCCCAGCAGGGCGTGTCCGACCGCTACTACGTGGCTCTGTACAGGTAACGCCCCCCTACGTACAGGTAACGCCCCCCTACGTACAGGTAATGCCCCCTATGTACAGGTAACGCCCCCCTATGTACAGGTAACACCCCCTATGTACAGGTAACGCCCCCCTATCTACAGGTAACGCCCCCCTACGTACAGGTAACGCCCCCCTACGTACAGGTAATGCCCCCTATGTACAGGTAACGCCCCCCTATCTACAGGTAACGCCCCCCTACGTACAGGTAACGCCCCCCTACGTACAGGTAATGCCCCCTATGTACAGGTAACGCCCCCCTACGTACAGGTAATGCCCCCTATGTACAGGTAACGCCCCCCTACGTACAGGTAATGCCCCCTATCTACAGGTAACGCCCCCCTACGTACAGGTAATGCCCCCTATGTACAGGTAACGCCCCCCTATCTACAGGTAACGCCCCACCCCATCCCCCCACAGGAAGCTCCTGGACCCGGCCCTGGGCTCCTGCAGGCCGACACCCCTCCTGAACCTGCTGTTCCGGTCCTTGAAGACAGACCTGGCGCTGAGGCGGGTCCATGCCTTCATGCGGCGCCTCCTGCAGGTCGCCGCCCAGCAGGGCCCCGCCTTCGCGTGTGGCGCCCTCTACCTGGTGTCGGAGGTGATGCGGGTCAAACCGgggctccagcagctgctgcaggagggcGGGGTGAGAACACAGCCACCAATCAGACGTGCTGGTTAAGCTCCGCCTCTGTCTCACCTTCCTGGGCGTGTCCACTCAGgacggcgaggaggaggagttcaGGGACCTCGCTGAAGGAagcgatgaagaggaaggactGCCCCCTCGTCCGGAGGAGGAGAAGCCCACGGCATCATGGGTACACCACCAGAACATGGAAGGTGGGGCGCCGCGCCCGTCTGACGCATGTTGTTGAAGTGAAGCATGATGGGATGTTTTAGAGGTGTGTTGTGGTCCGTccaggggggcggagcctccggAGCTACGAGCCACTGCACCGGAACCCGTTGTTCTGCGGCGCCGACCGCGCCCCCCTGTGGGAGCTGCAGAAGGTAGGTGGTCCTGGTGGGCGGGCCCGGTGGCCATCGTCGCCATGACGACTGGGCGGTCCACTAACAGGGCGTGTCTCCACAGCTCTGCCTCCATTTCCACCCGTCAGTGTCGCTGTTTGCCAGGATGCTCCTGCAGGTaagaggccacgccccctgctgCTCAGACCGGCGGGTCCGGTGGGACCGGGTCCCACCTGATGGGTGTTGTTTGGCTTGCAGGGCGACCCGATCCAGTACTCTGGTGACCCTCTGCAGGACTTCACCCTCATCAGGTTCCTGGACCGCTTCGTCTTCAGGAACCCCAAGCAGTCCAGGGGCAAACGTGAGTGGGCGGGGTCAATGCTGTGGGTGGGGTCTGTAAGAATGGGCAGGGTATGTCTGACAGGTCTCGTCCTCAGGGAACACGGGCGCTGTGGCGCTGAAGAGGTCGGCCGTCAGCGCGCTGCCAGGTGAGTCCCTCTGAACGCTGCtggtgtcatgtgactgatcatgtgactgatCATGTGACCGGTATTGTGTGTCCCCCAGTGAACTCTGAAGACTTCCTGTCCAGAGACGAGAGCCAGATCCCGGTGGATCAGGTGTTCTTCTACcggtgagtcatgtgaccacgtTCTGAGgggcacagacaggaagtgactctagtctggatctggatcagccTGGAcatgggttaggtttaggtctGGACCTGGTTCCGACCCTCTGGACTGAGGTTCTGACCCTCTGGACTGAGGTTCTGACCCTCTGGACCTGGTTCCGACCCTCTGGACTGAGGTTCTGACCCTCTGGACTGAGGTTCTGACCCTCTGGACTGAGGTTCCGACCCTCTGGACTGAGGTTCCGACCCTCTGGACTGAGGTTCCGACCCTCTGGACTGAGGTTCCGACCCTCTGGACTGAGGTTCCGACCCTCTGGACTGAGGTTCTGACCCTCTGGACTGAGGTTCTGTCggttctccaggttcttcaAGAAGCGTCAGCAGGAGAAGAAGCTCCAGCGGCGGCGAGGAGATGGAGACGAGGAGAGCGTGGAGGACGTGGAGGACGAGGAGTTTGAGAAGATCCTGGGTgagggggggcgtgggggtggAGTGAGGTCATGGGGGGGTCCATTCGTTCCAGGTCTTCACTCTTCTCTCCTCCAGACTCCCTGGAGGGCGACTCGTTCTTCTCCCGCCTGTCAGACGACGATCTGGACTTCGCCGGGTGAGACGCTCCTGTTACCATAGAAACCAGAGGGaccgtctccatggcgacggcCCACTGACTTCTGTCTGTTCAATTGGCCTTGATCCATTGATCTCAATCGATTGATCAGTCAGTCGATCGGTTGATCGatcagttgattgattgattgatcggtcAGCCAATGAGTTGATTGATGGGTTGATTGATCGGCCAGCCGATCAGTTGATTGATCGATCagttgattgatggattgatctGCTGTCAGACACGTGAAGCCTGAAGGCAGGAGCGGCGACTCGGACGAGTCGGACCTGGACGACCTGGACGACCTGGACGACGAGGAGGTGTCTCTGGGCAGCATGGATGAGGAAGAGTTTGGGGACGAGCTGGAGGACGAGGGGGGGGCCTTCATGGATCctgatggggaggaggaggaggatgaaggtagGACACTGCGTCACCAAAGTCAGTCTGTTCTTTCACCCTCTGACGGTCTTTTCCTCACAGCTCCAGAGCTGGGGggggacgaggaggaagaggagaaggaggatgtCAGGGGGGGTCAGTATCACAGttaaactggtttaactggttgCTTTTAATGGGGGACAGTGATGGACGGGTTGTTTGATGGCCTTCCTCCTGAACCCCCCAGGAACCGGGATATCCGCCCCCCGGGGAGGGACCAGGGGGTCCAAACGGAGGCTGGAGGACCTGCAGGACTCTGGATCCACAGGTGAGTCTGTCCGTCCTGAAGCCGATCATTCTGATCGATTAGGTCCTCTGATCAatgctcttcatcatcatcatcatcaccatcatcttcatcaccatcatcttcatcaccatcttcatcgtcaccatcatcttcatcatcaccatcatcttcatcaccatcatcttcaccatcatcttcatcaccatcatcttcatcaccatcatcttcatcatcaccatcatcttcatcaccatcatcaccatcttcatcaccatcatcttcatcaccatcatcttcatcaccatcatcttcatcatcaccatcatcttcatcaccatcatctccatcaccatcatcttcatcatcaccatcatcttcatcaccatcatcatcaccatcatcttcatcaccatcatcaccatcatcttcatcaccatcatcttcatcaccatcatcttcatcatcaccaacatcttcatcaccatcatcatcaccatcatcttcatcaccatcatcttcatcaccatcgtcaccatcatcttcatcttcatcatcatcttcaccacaGCTcctaagaagaagaagcagaaaggaaagaaagacgCAGCCGTGTTCGCTTCAGCTGAAGAGGTGAGAGACCCCCCCACTGTCCCCCCTATTGCCCCCCCCCATTGCCCCCCCtcaccctctccttctctccagtTCGGGTTCCTGTTGGACCAGAACTCCGGCTCCGGTCTGGACCAGGTGGGCCTGAACGCCGTGGCCAATAGAGACCGTGCAGGtaggaggccccgccccctctgacgtgcggtgaggtagCTAACTCGCTAACCCCATCCCCACCCCGGGGCATCCTTCTGTCCCTCCCCAGGCCTGAAGCAGCTGAGGTGGGAGGCCCAGCGTGACGACTGGATCCATGGCCGCGACCCCAAGacgctgaggaggaagaaggcaGGGCTAAAGCAGCGGGGGGCCGGCCAACGCCCcccaagaggaggaggaagtagaggccCCGCCCACGCATCGgaaaccaggaggaggaggggcaggaAGTGAACGTGAGGAGGCGTGTTCGACACCAAAGGCCTGATGTTTGACGTGACGCCACCGATGAGATCGTCAATAGTtggactgattgattgattgatttctgtACCAAtgcattcagttttatttctccAGCCGGGATCGATGTGAGTTTGATCAATATAgagaataaaatctgatttacTGTTTACTGCTGGTGTTTGTTTACTGGAGTGGTTTAAGTGATGCTCAGTTGTacaagaagaagatacactttattgatcccctaggggaaattacatttgtaatTAACTTAACTCTAGCTTAGCTTAACTCAGACGGGTTAATGGGTAACCGGTCCACAGGGCTAAACTCAAACTGGTTAATGGGTAACCGGTCCACAGGGCTAAACTCAAACTGGTTAATGGGTAACCGGTCCACAGGGCTAAACTCAAACTGGTTAATGGGTAACCGGTCCACAGGGCTAAACTCAAACTGGTTAATGGGTAACCGGTCCACAGGGCTAAACTCAAACTGGTTAATGGGTAACCGGTCCACAGGGCTTAACTCAAACTGGTTAATGGGTAACCGGTCCACAGGGCTCAACTCAGACTAGTTAATGGGTAACCGGTCCAAAGGGCTCGACTCAGACTAGTTAATGGGTAACCGGTCCAAAGAGCTCAACTCAGAATAGttatattcattattttacttGAAATTTAATTCATGAACTTTTCTTAAAGTTTTAACGTTTATGTAATAAACAAACGTAACCTCTACATAAAGATGTATTTaacaaactaataaaacattttctctctcatcttgtaaaactgcatttttttggTGACTTACAGATAATCATGAATGAagttttacacaaaataaaattgaatttataggaaataaaaagtgaaaaaggacaaaaactGCAGTTTTTCCATCTGACGGCAGGGGGCAGAATGAcccatgtttttattcatagcATTTAATGATTTCTTCTGTTggtttcattattatttcatttattcagtatCGTAACATATGTAACTATTTTGTATGTAtgatatttattatcattttatttagttaCTTCTTTTTGAGTGCGTCTTATTATAattttatcaatttaattttttgaatgttttatttattgtaatttgatttatttacatttttggatgtgttttatttattattgtttcagtgttattatatttatttacttatttttgcaagtgttttattattgaatttttaaaatgttttcaagtgttttttttgtttgatttttatattttctttaattctttttgtatgtgttttattatttatttatttttacatttttgcgtgtcttgtttatttttgtttgatttatattttattttttacttctttttgtatgtgtttcattattgtattttattttatttttttacatttttggatgtgttttattatataCTGTGTTTGCATGCTGGTTGTCGAACTGAACTGTTTATTATAATCATAATAACGTGTTTGACATGTTAAAAATATTGTTGGGTATCAGATTAAGGAAGACCGAAAATAAACATCAATAAACATCAATAAACAATATCAACATCAATCATTTGTTGTTTAGTTTTAATTGAAGTTGATTCGAAAGGAAATTTATTATGAATAAAATTCAATCTACTCAAAAGAGGCTGGACAGGAGTATAaaagaccgtgtgtgtgtgtgtgtgtgtgtgtgtgtgtgtgtgtgcgtgtgtgcgtgtgtgcgtgtgtgtgtgtgtgtgtgtgtgtgtggtccaacTGTAGACTCACGAGTATCACAAAGACAACCATGATCTCATTAATTCcccctgaaaacacacacacacacacacgcacacgcacacacacacacacgcacgcacgcgcacacacacacacgaattcATTTTGGTTTATTATCTCTATATTATATATTACTTCCTGTTCTACATTAATAATCGTGTTGatattgtttgtgtttatttgttattgttttgtcacGTGTTTAATCTTTAACTGCTGACGTCAGACGTGAGTTTCTGTTCCAGGGACCTGCGGGTGACCCAcaggggcccccgggggccccttCCTAACAGCCAGCTCTCTGCTGCTTCAGCCTCAGAGCTGAAACACCGGAACCGGGACGGACCGGAGTCTCCGGTGAACCGGATCACGAACCCTCCTCCCGTAGCTCCTCACGCGCTGCTCCCGGTTTACCCCCCCTCACCGGTGACGCCTCCAGCCGTTAAAAGGACGGACCCCCTCCCTCGTGATTCTTAAATGCCCTCGAGCCGCCCCCGGTCGCCCCCGCCAGACCCGGGCTCCCGCTCCGTTCACCGGCCTCCATGGACTCTGCTGCCCGTTAACGGAACCGGACTCCCTCAGCGCCCCCACCGCCTCCCCTCCGCGCCATGCCGCTCGGCTCCAAACCGGGCTTCTTAGTGCGGGACATCCTGGACAGCCCGAACCCGACCGGGACCGGGGACACCGGGGACACCGGGGACACCGGGGACACCGGGGACACCGGGGACACCGGGGACACCGGGGACACCGGGGAGCGCTCCACACCGGACAGCGAGCACGAGCTGGGGTTTCGGTCCAGGTGGAGCCGCGGATCCCGTGACGTCCCCTCCTCAGGTGAGGCGGCTCGTTGGACTCAGGTGTGGTCACGTGTCGAGCCGCTCGCGCGTCTTAACTCCGATTGTAGTGAACTGTGTGAACGCGACGCGTCCAGTTAATCCAGTTCAGAATTAAAATCCGGATCAGGATTAAAATTTAActcagatttgatttttttccaaattcttCCTGAAACCGGAGCTTCTCCGATCCGGTTTTAATTtctgatcaataataaatcGAAGCCTCCGGTCACCTTCACAACATCTCTGTGaaacaaaagtgttttcttctgagtaatctgattacttgtCTCCTTCCAGGGCGCGAGCCCACACGTCCCGAGCTCTCCGCGGAGGAGTCTGCCGGCGCGGCAGGCGGCGCGGCGGACGGCGCGGCAGGCGGCACGGCAGGCGGCACGGCAGGCGGCGCGGCAGGCGGCGCGGCGCAGACCACCCGCGGCAGGAAGCGGCGCGTGCTGTTCTCCAGAGCGCAGACGCTCGCGCTGGAGCGCCGCTTCCGGCAGCAGCTCTACCTGACCCCCCCGGAGCGGGAACACCTGGCCGCGCTGCTGCGCCTCACGCCGAACCAGGTGaagatctggttccagaaccaCCGCTACAAGCTTCGGCGCTCCGGCGCGCAGCCCCGCCTGGACGCGCCGCGGCGGCTTGCCGCCCCGCTCCCGGTGCATGACGGGAGCTTCTGCGGCAGAACCGGGCTAAACGCGCCGCTCTGCGCCTTCGCGCCGCTGCTGCTCCGCGTCTGCGGCCCTGTGCGCTTCAGCCTCCCGCCCCAGCAACCGGGGACCCACGTGTTCCGCTGGAGCTGGTGACTCGAATCGGAACCGGAACCGGAGCCCGACTGGACGGAATTCGGTGTGAATCCGGATTTATTTAACAACAGGAGTGAGAATCGAACCGTTTAAACCGGATGTTCAGATTCATTCATGAACTCAGAcctccagcagccaatcacgtccgatgttgttgttgttgttttgggaaACTGtttacataaatatttatgtttgtattcATATTTATGATGTTAATAAAAACTGGAGACGAGTTCATCTGATGTCAGTTTAAAACCGATCACATCCAACTTCACccaaccatcatccatcatcatcatcatcatcaccatcatcatcacatcatcatcatcaccatcatcatcatcatcatcatcatcatcatcaccatcatcatcacatcatcatcatcaccatcatcatcaccatcaccatcatcatcaccaccatcatcaccatcaccatcatcatcatcatcaccatcatcaccatcatcatcaccaccatcatcaccatcaccatcatcatcatcaccatcatcatcatcaccatcaccatcatcatcaccaccatcatcaccatcaccatcatcatcatcatcaccatcatcatcatcaccatcatcatcatcatcaccatcatcaccatcatcaccatcatcatcaccatcatcatcaccaccatcattaccatcatcatcatcatcatcaccatcatcatcaccaccatcatcaccatcatcatcatcatcatccatcatcatcatcatcaccatcaccatcatcatcaccaccatcattaccatcatcatcatcatcatcaccatcatcatcaccatcatcatcatcatcaccatcattaccatcatcatcatcatcatcatcaccatcatcatcaccatcatcatcaccaccatcattaccatcatcatcatcatcatcatcaccatcaccatcatcatcaccaccatcatcaccatcatcatcatcatcatccatcatcatcatcatcactatcaccatcatcatcaccaccatcaccatcatcaccaccatcattaccatcatcatcatcaccatccctACAGTTAACCTGAGGCTCATGTTTCTGGTGGTGGGGGTCCCATCACCACAACGGGACTCAAACTCAGAACctccttgctgtgcggcgacagcactacccactgcaccaccacacCGCCCTTTATTGACAATCAATCAATAGTCaataaatactttattgatcctgaggttgaaacaaattattatttttataaaatacactttaaacaataaaaataagaaatatatcaaaataaaatcagtatCGTTCATTCCCTTTATTATGAATAAAGTCTGATCTACTGAAGCTAGACTAtaaaagactgtgtgtgtgtgtgtgtgtgtgtgtgtgtgtgtgtgtgtgtgtgtgtgtgtgtgtgtgtgtgtgttttcaagggGAATTAATGGGATAACTGTTGTCTTTGTGATCCTCGGCTTCCCGTGAATCTACAgttggaccacacacacacacacacacacacacacacacacacacacacacacacagaggggacACACTGACTGGTTTCTGAGGGCCTCTTGTGGaggtgtgacctttgacctctgaacaACTAAACTGGAAAATGGACCTGATGAGGTCACAAACAACAGAGCAGAAGAATCAGGTTCtagtcctggtcctggttctagTCGtcgttctggttctggttctgttctggtcatcattctggttctggtcctgctTCTGGTCGTGGGTTgagtcctggttctggtcctgggtTGGGTTCTGGTTgtcttctggttctggtttggATCCTGGGTTGGGTTCCGGCTCTGGTCCTGGTCCAACCCACTTTGTGCGAGGCTCTCAGAACCAATGAGGTTTCAGCATGAACAATCAAACGTTGACGTGTTCCATCAGTTGGCCAATAGGAAGCAGTGACATTCAGACATCGAAGAAGCGtgtttattaatattcataacactattaatgttttattattattatgtagttattgtattattattggCCGTGGTATTActgtattcattattattattatgttatttttgacattattatttattagaataattattattattatattattatatatgttataattattatttattataatgataagtatgttagagcggtgcaggacatgtatgaggactgtaagacagtggtgaggtgtgtgtaggtgtgacagaggagttcaaggtggaggtgggactgcatcagggatcagctctgagccccttcttgttgctatggtgatggacaggctgacagaccaggttagacaggaatctccatggactatgatgtttgcaga from the Antennarius striatus isolate MH-2024 chromosome 19, ASM4005453v1, whole genome shotgun sequence genome contains:
- the LOC137613341 gene encoding CCAAT/enhancer-binding protein zeta-like, whose amino-acid sequence is MAAENKRRSKAKAEFTGPVETEDPTGEGGTGGGTGSDDGGEEEFSLEEVLRLGGTQADYVLLAGLDDSNELVDGGRKGAIDDLEEGELEAFISRLGVRAFSGLQVISDDPGGDAAPTERKRPPAAEDPASSPQVTTSPQVTTSPQVTTSPQGEKKKKEKKKKPGEEPQRASAGAPPPASGVFDFQQRGVLLIRPGGKWFHLDYANESSASPQDPTLVARYLSLARRLLEAEVELYRRRRSLQGGANAGWMKTVVSAGVLADRMAAMTLLVQDAPVHTLEHVDALVTLMGRPGGRRAGLMALDTLRELLLSDLLPEDRKLRPFAQHPFDQLEQRASGNRDARDRRLLLWCFEAQLKQRVARFVGALDALGRDTVGAAKARALSTAHQLLAARPEQERALLGQVVNKLGDPDYQTAARAAHLLGGLLQQHPNMRAVVCGEVERLLFRPNVGARAQYYAICFLSQVRLAPGDAPLASRLIAIYFSFFSACIRKKDLQSKMLGALLAGVNRAYPYAGPGDQKVQEQLDTLFQVAHLGRFSTAVQALTLLFQVMDAQQGVSDRYYVALYRKLLDPALGSCRPTPLLNLLFRSLKTDLALRRVHAFMRRLLQVAAQQGPAFACGALYLVSEVMRVKPGLQQLLQEGGDGEEEEFRDLAEGSDEEEGLPPRPEEEKPTASWVHHQNMEGGRSLRSYEPLHRNPLFCGADRAPLWELQKLCLHFHPSVSLFARMLLQGDPIQYSGDPLQDFTLIRFLDRFVFRNPKQSRGKRNTGAVALKRSAVSALPVNSEDFLSRDESQIPVDQVFFYRFFKKRQQEKKLQRRRGDGDEESVEDVEDEEFEKILDSLEGDSFFSRLSDDDLDFAGHVKPEGRSGDSDESDLDDLDDLDDEEVSLGSMDEEEFGDELEDEGGAFMDPDGEEEEDEGRTLRHQSQSVLSPSDGLFLTAPELGGDEEEEEKEDVRGGTGISAPRGGTRGSKRRLEDLQDSGSTAPKKKKQKGKKDAAVFASAEEFGFLLDQNSGSGLDQVGLNAVANRDRAGLKQLRWEAQRDDWIHGRDPKTLRRKKAGLKQRGAGQRPPRGGGSRGPAHASETRRRRGRK